In the Armatimonadia bacterium genome, TCCTTCACGCACTCGAAGGGAGTGGTGCCCTTCGGCTTGCCAATCACCCGGTACTCGGGGCAGACCGCGATCATGCCCAGCTTCGCCATATGATCGGCGAAGGCGTAGAGCTTCCGTGGCTCACCACCTGCCCAGCCGCCACCGTAGAAGGCCACGAAGGTCGGTCTCTGCTCGCCCGGCTTGAGGCCCTCGGGTTCGAAGATATGGAGAGTGAGCTCGCGCCCGGCAACGCGCTTGAACACGATCTTCCTCGTGGGTTCGAGCGCTCTGCCGATTTCGACAGCGTATTGCACGGGCGCAGTCTGGGTGTTCTGGGCTGTCGCTGTGGCCGCCATCGAGAGCATCATCACCCCGCCGACAAGCACCTGGAGGATTCGCATCGCAATCACCTGACGGCTTCACTCTCCGTCCCTGTGTGAGCTGTCCGCCGTCTCCTCGGTTCTTCGCGCGTGTCGCCGCTGATACCTTTCGACGCCTCTTGTGCCCGCCTTGCAGGCAGGCCGAGGAGCCGTCAGTGGGGAACTGTCCAGCCAGTTGCCCCGCGCCTGGACTCCGCAAAGAGGTGACGTGCGCATGAGACGACTGGCCGCCTCCGTGCTGATTCTGCTGTCCTTCCTCACCTGCTCCGCTTTCGCCGCCAGTGAGCGTCCTACCCATCTGCGCTGCGAATACCAGACCAACCCGCTGACCCTCGACACGCTTCAGCCGCGTCTGAGTTGGTGGGTCTCCGACACCCGCCGCGGCGCAGCCCAGACCGCCTACGAGATTCGCGTCGCCTCTAGCCTGCAGGCCCTCAGCACAGATTCTGCCGACGTCTGGGACAGCGGACAGATCAGCTCCCGCCAGTCGCAGAACGTGCTCTATACCGGCCCGGCGCTGCAGCCCGGACACGAGTACTTCTGGATGGTTCGCACCTGGGACCAGCTGAGCGCACCTTCCGCGTGGTCTGAGCCGGCCTCCTATCGCGTCGGGCTCCTCAGCCCCGGCGACTGGAAGGCTCGGTGGATCGAGGTACAGCGGCCCGAGCGGGTGATCTCGGCCTGGCAGCAGGGAAGCTGGATCTGGCACCCGCAGCGTCGCGTCGATGGGGCCACCATCTACCTGCGTCGCACCTTCCAGTTGCCTGCGGGCAAGACCCTCAAGAGCGCTCGGGTCCACTGCTCCGCCGACGACTCCTTTGCCCTCTTCCTCAACGGCAAGCGCGTGGGTGCCGGCGACAACTGGGAGAAGACCTACGATTTTGATTTGGCCTCTGTGCTGCAGGCCGGGCCGAACGTCCTCGCCGCCACAGCGACCAACGGCTCGGGCGCCTGTGGCCTCCTGTGCAGTCTCCGCGTGGAGTTCACCGACGGTACCCTTCAGTGGGTCACCGGCGACGCCTCCTGGAAGACCGCTGCCCAGGAGACAGCCGGCTGGTCTGGCTTGGGCTTTGCCGATTCAGCCTGGACCCCGGTCGTCGTCCTCGGGCCCTACGGGATGGAGCCCTGGGGCGCCGGTGGTTCAGGCACGACCGCACCTCTGCGCTCCTGCCTGATGCGCAAGGAGTTCCAGTTGCCTTCCGCTCCCGTGCGGGCCCTGGTGAGCGTGTCCGGTCTTGGTGCCTACGAGCTCCGCCTCAACGGGCGCAAGGTCGGCAACGACCTCCTCACTCCCGGCTGGACCAGCTTTGCGAAGCGCGTTCCCTACCAGGTCTATGATGTGACCGGGCAACTGCGCCAGGGCAGCAACGCCCTCGGGGCTGTCCTGGGCAATGGCTGGTGGAAGGGGCGCATCCTCGGCGGGCGGGGCCAACGTGATCGCGACTCCCTGCGGCTGCTGGTTCAGCTCGACCTGGTCTTCGCCGATGGCTCGACCGGTTCAGTGGTTACTGATGACTCCTGGAGCGTGGCTCCGAGCCCAGTCTACGCCGACGACCTCTACGACGGCGAGTCCTTCGATGCTCGCCTCGATCCGCAGGGCTGGGACTTGCCTGGATACAAGGACTCCGGCTGGGCCGCCGTTGCCTACTCCGACCAGCCCATGACCACGCTGGTGCCCGAGGCCAAGGAAGCGATCCAGCCCATCCAGGACCTTCCCGCGATCAGTGTCCGCGAGGTCACGCCCGGCGTGTTTATCTTCGACTTCGGCCAGAACCTCACCGGCTGGTGCCGTCTCAAGGTTCAGGGACCCGCGGGCACGAAGGTCGTCCTCCGTCACGGCGAGGTCCTCAATCCGGACGGGACCCTGTATACCGCGAATCTGCGCAGCGCCAGGGCCACCGACACCTACCTCCTCCGCGGAGGTGGGGAAGAGGTCTGGGAGCCGCGCTTCACCTACCATGGTTTCCGCTATGCCGAGGTGACCGGCTTCCCCGGTCGCCCTTCACCCGACACTCTCACGGCTCGCATGATCTGCTCGAACTCCCCGCAGACCGGGCGCTTCGAGTGCTCCAACCAGGTCGTGAACGACTTCCAGCACGCGATCCTCTGGGGGCAGCGCGGCAATATGTGGGCGGTTCCGACCGACTGCCCACAGCGCGATGAGCGGCTTGGCTGGACCGGCGATGCCCAGATGTTCGCCAACACCTCCTGCTGGAATCTCGACATGAACCGCTTCTACACCAAGTGGCTGCGGGATATCCGCGACAGCCAGGGCGACGACGGCGCCGTCCGCGACGTGAATCCCGGTGGTGGAGGGCCGGCTGCCCCTGCCTGGGGCGACGCCTGCATCATCGTCCCGTACCAGACCTTCCGTCACTATGGCGACCTGCGAATCCTGCAGGAAAACTGGGACTGTATGACCCGCTGGGTCGACTACATGACCAACCACCTGACTGACGGCCTGTACGAGCGCGACGGTTACGGGGACTGGATCGCCGTCGTGGGTTCACCGAAGAAGCCCATCAGCGCAGGCTACTACTACTACGACTGCGTGCTGCTCTCCGAGATGGCGAAGGCCCTGGGCAAGACCGCCGACGCGGACAAGTACGCCCAGATGGCGGCCAAGACCCGCGACCTCTTCAATGCCCGCTACTTCGACCCCGCTACCAGCAAGTACCCAGGTGGCACACAGACCTCCTACGCACTGCCGCTGTTCTTCGGACTGGTGCCGGAGGATCGTCAGGCTGCTGTGGCCGCCAATCTGGCCCAGGACGTGCTCAAGCGCGGCATACACCTCTCCACAGGCTTCCTGGGCACCGGCTACCTGAACCCGGTGCTGTCCACCAACGGCTACCACGCCCTCGCCTGGGAGCTGGCCAAGCAGACCACCTACCCCTCCTGGGGCTACATGGTCAAGCAGGGCGCGACGACCGTCTGGGAGCTGTGGAACAGCGACAAGGCCGGACCGGGGATGAACTCGCGCAACCACTTCTGTCTCGGCGCGGTCGGCGAGTGGTATTACGAATCCCTCGCAGGGATCGGCCCCGAGCAGCCCGGTTTTCGCACCCTTCGCATCGCTCCTCAGCCCGTCGGCGACCTCACCTGGGTCAAGGCCAGCCTGGACTGCCCCTATGGAACTGTGGTGAGCAACTGGAAGCTGGAGGGCGGCGACTTGACGCTTGATGTCACGGTCCCGGCCAACACCTCCGCGCTCGTGACAGTCCCAACCTTCGGCAGGAGCGACATCCCCATCTCCGAGGGCGCGAAGAAGATCGTCCAGGGAAGCCGAAGTGTCGCCACGGTCGAGGGCCTAACCCTTCTGAGCGCTGACGCCGACGGTGTGACCTTCCGAGCCCTTGCCGGGAGCTACCAACTCAGGGCGACCGGCGTCGGAACTCCACCGCCACCGGCCTTCGCACTTCCGCAGCCGCCCAGGCCCCTGTCTGAACTCCATGACGACTTCACCGGGCTCTCGATCGACCCCGCCCGCTGGGAGATCCTCGATCAGGGTCTGGAGAGTGATGCTCCCTCCGGACTTCGCCCCGAGTTGCTCAACGGTGCGCTGCGTGTCTCGGGGACCACGAGCGTCGACTACTGGGCCGGGAAGACCCTGATGTCTCAGGGCGGCTTCACGATCAAGCCGGGCCAGGTCTTGCGGGTGCAGGTAGACCGTCTGAACCTGCGTCCTGACGGCAGTGGTGCTCGCAGCGGTCTGTGGCTGTGGCGTGATTCCGCAAACTGGCTGATGTTCTGCCAGGACACGGAGCGCGGCCACTGGTCGTACAATATGAATGGTCGTCAGGGCACCGGGACGGAGCTGTTGTCCTCTGCCGACCCCGGCTCGCACCGGATGACCATGGTCCATGACGGCGACGCGGTGCAGCTCTATCTCGACGAGAGGCTCCTGGCGAAGGTGCCCGTGTCGTGGCGTGAAGACCTGCGTGTGGGCATCACCACCCAGGCACGCAAGACCGGCGACAGCCTGGAGGCTGCCTACAACAACTTCCACGCGCGCCTCGAAGCGAAGTAGCTGTGGTGCCTCGATTCGCCTTTGGCA is a window encoding:
- a CDS encoding family 78 glycoside hydrolase catalytic domain yields the protein MRRLAASVLILLSFLTCSAFAASERPTHLRCEYQTNPLTLDTLQPRLSWWVSDTRRGAAQTAYEIRVASSLQALSTDSADVWDSGQISSRQSQNVLYTGPALQPGHEYFWMVRTWDQLSAPSAWSEPASYRVGLLSPGDWKARWIEVQRPERVISAWQQGSWIWHPQRRVDGATIYLRRTFQLPAGKTLKSARVHCSADDSFALFLNGKRVGAGDNWEKTYDFDLASVLQAGPNVLAATATNGSGACGLLCSLRVEFTDGTLQWVTGDASWKTAAQETAGWSGLGFADSAWTPVVVLGPYGMEPWGAGGSGTTAPLRSCLMRKEFQLPSAPVRALVSVSGLGAYELRLNGRKVGNDLLTPGWTSFAKRVPYQVYDVTGQLRQGSNALGAVLGNGWWKGRILGGRGQRDRDSLRLLVQLDLVFADGSTGSVVTDDSWSVAPSPVYADDLYDGESFDARLDPQGWDLPGYKDSGWAAVAYSDQPMTTLVPEAKEAIQPIQDLPAISVREVTPGVFIFDFGQNLTGWCRLKVQGPAGTKVVLRHGEVLNPDGTLYTANLRSARATDTYLLRGGGEEVWEPRFTYHGFRYAEVTGFPGRPSPDTLTARMICSNSPQTGRFECSNQVVNDFQHAILWGQRGNMWAVPTDCPQRDERLGWTGDAQMFANTSCWNLDMNRFYTKWLRDIRDSQGDDGAVRDVNPGGGGPAAPAWGDACIIVPYQTFRHYGDLRILQENWDCMTRWVDYMTNHLTDGLYERDGYGDWIAVVGSPKKPISAGYYYYDCVLLSEMAKALGKTADADKYAQMAAKTRDLFNARYFDPATSKYPGGTQTSYALPLFFGLVPEDRQAAVAANLAQDVLKRGIHLSTGFLGTGYLNPVLSTNGYHALAWELAKQTTYPSWGYMVKQGATTVWELWNSDKAGPGMNSRNHFCLGAVGEWYYESLAGIGPEQPGFRTLRIAPQPVGDLTWVKASLDCPYGTVVSNWKLEGGDLTLDVTVPANTSALVTVPTFGRSDIPISEGAKKIVQGSRSVATVEGLTLLSADADGVTFRALAGSYQLRATGVGTPPPPAFALPQPPRPLSELHDDFTGLSIDPARWEILDQGLESDAPSGLRPELLNGALRVSGTTSVDYWAGKTLMSQGGFTIKPGQVLRVQVDRLNLRPDGSGARSGLWLWRDSANWLMFCQDTERGHWSYNMNGRQGTGTELLSSADPGSHRMTMVHDGDAVQLYLDERLLAKVPVSWREDLRVGITTQARKTGDSLEAAYNNFHARLEAK